A single region of the Lysinibacillus sp. B2A1 genome encodes:
- a CDS encoding ferrichrome ABC transporter substrate-binding protein — MHKVRHFSLALFGLIMLTFVLGACNSKEEPKEKADVAKEDQSTVETRTVEDEFGEVEIPAKPQRVSAIYLEDYLTALEVKPVVQWYHPAWGKQDYLKLDAPEFDITGSMEALLQAKPDLIIVDGAADKAKYEEYSKIAPTYRLKEEILADPQAIVKAIADVLNIPDKADEIVNNYQQRITTLKTELDKSVGDETVAVVRLNIADKTLALFGVKNRYSGYIYTEAGLTPHPLARDMTEFHEVLSEEAIPKLDADHIILFPSNGTWESEENQDAIKWLDSTLWKTVPAVKNGNVYIADRTYWQSGAITANLLKYDDLEKWFVK, encoded by the coding sequence ATGCATAAGGTTCGACACTTTTCGTTAGCATTATTTGGTTTAATTATGCTGACGTTTGTATTAGGAGCTTGTAATTCGAAGGAGGAGCCAAAGGAGAAGGCTGATGTTGCTAAAGAGGATCAATCAACAGTGGAAACACGGACTGTAGAAGATGAATTTGGGGAGGTAGAGATTCCTGCAAAGCCCCAGCGAGTATCTGCCATTTACTTGGAGGATTATCTAACAGCCTTAGAGGTAAAGCCCGTTGTCCAATGGTATCACCCAGCTTGGGGGAAACAGGATTATCTAAAACTGGATGCACCAGAATTTGATATTACAGGAAGCATGGAGGCTTTATTGCAAGCCAAGCCAGATTTAATCATAGTAGACGGCGCGGCTGATAAAGCAAAATACGAGGAGTATTCTAAAATTGCGCCTACCTATCGCTTAAAAGAGGAAATCCTTGCAGATCCACAAGCAATTGTTAAAGCTATTGCTGATGTCTTGAACATTCCTGATAAGGCAGATGAGATTGTTAATAATTATCAGCAACGTATTACAACTTTAAAGACAGAGTTGGATAAGTCAGTTGGGGATGAAACAGTTGCTGTTGTCCGTTTAAATATAGCCGATAAAACACTAGCATTATTTGGCGTTAAAAATCGATACTCTGGCTATATATACACTGAGGCAGGACTTACTCCTCACCCACTAGCTCGTGATATGACGGAATTTCATGAGGTACTTTCAGAAGAAGCTATACCAAAATTAGATGCTGATCATATTATTCTTTTCCCTTCTAATGGAACATGGGAATCTGAAGAAAACCAGGATGCAATTAAATGGTTAGATAGTACGCTCTGGAAAACAGTCCCTGCAGTAAAAAATGGCAACGTGTATATTGCTGACCGAACATATTGGCAATCTGGAGCTATTACTGCCAACCTGTTAAAATACGATGATCTTGAAAAATGGTTCGTAAAATAA
- a CDS encoding HAD family hydrolase: MDCKIVFFDVDGTLINYEDGCIEESTRRAIHQLKQRGIRIVAATGRPLSMCQNLRSIGIETFITANGAYVKHQNQVIHKISIDKNIVQAVQAFANENKQSLSFFTEQLFMNNVHKPRTLKALQETLSLSKFPEFHENIVEQEIYLMCLYANKDIEQIYTAQFPHLKFKRWHPYITNVLQYDVSKSIAVQAVLDYFNFSPEEALAFGDGDNDIDMLEQVGLGVAMGNGSEALKSSADYITKKSIEGGIYHALQELKII; the protein is encoded by the coding sequence ATGGATTGTAAAATTGTTTTTTTTGACGTAGATGGAACACTTATTAACTATGAAGATGGTTGTATTGAAGAAAGCACGAGGAGGGCAATACATCAGCTAAAACAGAGAGGGATTCGCATTGTTGCTGCTACAGGAAGACCATTATCAATGTGTCAAAATTTAAGAAGCATAGGAATAGAGACATTTATAACCGCTAACGGAGCGTATGTTAAGCATCAAAATCAGGTAATACATAAAATATCAATTGACAAAAATATTGTCCAAGCAGTTCAAGCCTTTGCTAATGAGAATAAACAAAGTCTTTCATTTTTTACAGAACAATTATTTATGAATAACGTACACAAGCCAAGGACACTAAAGGCCCTGCAAGAAACATTATCTTTATCTAAATTTCCTGAATTTCATGAGAATATTGTAGAGCAGGAAATTTATCTAATGTGTTTATATGCTAATAAAGATATTGAGCAAATATATACAGCACAATTTCCTCATTTAAAATTTAAAAGATGGCATCCGTATATTACAAATGTATTGCAATATGATGTTTCCAAATCGATTGCCGTACAGGCTGTACTTGATTATTTTAATTTTAGCCCTGAGGAAGCACTTGCGTTTGGCGATGGCGATAATGATATAGATATGCTAGAACAGGTTGGTCTTGGGGTTGCAATGGGGAATGGAAGTGAAGCTTTGAAAAGTAGTGCTGATTATATAACGAAAAAATCCATTGAAGGCGGCATATATCATGCTTTACAGGAGCTAAAAATAATTTAA
- a CDS encoding sensor histidine kinase, which produces MKIFRPFKFLRSLLAKYMLIILLAISIVQIAYFILAVFVLEIAKKEHGDIVTKAEITSEVEEKWHTEAKSIKNFTDEVVSQYFEKWQERYPEASMFWVGEDGTLLSTLNVMEQLPSKWTPAFTTKFIKERYGGDPFTVIAFLGEDESNGFIVFEIPRDVFTPPLKHVYETYGTFLFVGVIAIILFFIVVSFLFFKGIRKRLLHLQEAMEIRDVDGLPVEIDAKKMDEIGQLQQSFNKMVCELRDSKNRELKEEQLRRELIANLSHDLRTPLTKIRAQSYSLSKEELTEEGRQAIKAMDTSIISIDALIENLMSYTLLMASKYKYEVKEINVLRFVREQMSTWYPVFEKEGFDIDIELHSFENNEWQIDPIWLGRIFDNLFQNVLRHANSGKYIGVKTESTEHYDAFIIRDCGNGMKNESNAKGAGIGLSIVDIMVKGMALDWDIRSSESGTEIKIKRYKVK; this is translated from the coding sequence ATGAAAATTTTTCGTCCGTTTAAATTTCTACGATCCCTATTAGCTAAGTACATGCTGATTATTTTACTAGCCATTTCTATTGTTCAAATAGCTTATTTCATCTTAGCTGTATTTGTGTTAGAGATTGCTAAAAAAGAACATGGGGATATAGTAACGAAAGCTGAAATTACAAGCGAAGTAGAGGAAAAATGGCATACTGAAGCTAAAAGTATAAAAAACTTTACAGATGAGGTAGTTTCTCAATACTTTGAAAAATGGCAGGAGCGATATCCTGAAGCATCGATGTTTTGGGTAGGTGAGGATGGTACATTGCTCTCCACATTAAATGTAATGGAACAACTACCATCAAAATGGACACCTGCTTTTACTACAAAGTTCATTAAAGAACGCTATGGAGGAGATCCATTTACCGTTATTGCCTTTTTAGGTGAGGATGAATCAAATGGATTTATTGTTTTTGAGATTCCTAGAGATGTATTCACTCCACCACTTAAACATGTTTATGAAACATATGGAACTTTTTTATTTGTCGGAGTCATTGCGATTATTTTATTTTTCATTGTAGTCTCCTTTTTATTTTTCAAAGGTATTCGAAAGCGCCTATTACATCTACAGGAAGCGATGGAGATTCGTGATGTTGATGGGCTACCTGTTGAGATAGATGCAAAAAAGATGGATGAGATCGGCCAGCTCCAGCAAAGCTTTAACAAAATGGTCTGTGAACTTAGGGACAGCAAAAATCGTGAGCTGAAGGAGGAGCAGCTACGACGAGAACTGATTGCTAATCTTTCACATGACCTGCGTACCCCTTTAACAAAAATTAGAGCGCAATCCTATTCGCTTAGTAAAGAAGAACTCACTGAAGAAGGACGGCAGGCAATTAAGGCAATGGACACATCAATCATAAGCATCGATGCTTTAATAGAAAATCTAATGTCTTATACATTGCTGATGGCAAGTAAATATAAATATGAAGTGAAGGAAATCAATGTCTTACGATTTGTTCGTGAGCAAATGTCTACATGGTATCCTGTATTTGAAAAGGAAGGCTTTGACATTGATATTGAGCTGCATTCGTTTGAGAATAATGAATGGCAGATTGATCCAATTTGGCTTGGACGTATTTTCGATAATTTATTTCAAAATGTTTTACGCCATGCTAACAGCGGAAAATATATTGGCGTTAAAACAGAGTCAACAGAGCACTATGATGCATTTATCATTAGGGATTGCGGAAATGGTATGAAAAATGAATCTAATGCCAAAGGTGCTGGTATTGGTCTATCTATCGTTGATATTATGGTAAAAGGCATGGCCTTAGATTGGGATATACGCTCAAGTGAATCTGGTACAGAAATCAAGATAAAGCGCTATAAAGTGAAATAG
- a CDS encoding DUF2225 domain-containing protein, with protein sequence MAFNIYYYESSVDCKFCKKHFTTYKVRPNRYKIVEEQTDFMPVYEGLNPLLYEVAVCPHCGYAYHKSMTRTYGPFMLLIDELYIKELQKPMNICQERTVDDAIISFKLAYLVSRASMEESLLMANFALKIAWLYRLKEDQESEMRYLFAARDFYSKSFASNQEGSERIQFLHAELSLRLGDMTEAKKGFSRLIADRNVSNKYRKLARNRWENYKYDEQPVILNEDIGKIIN encoded by the coding sequence ATGGCATTTAACATTTACTACTATGAAAGTAGTGTGGATTGTAAGTTTTGCAAAAAGCACTTTACCACATATAAGGTACGCCCTAATCGTTATAAAATTGTTGAGGAGCAAACGGATTTCATGCCAGTCTATGAGGGCTTAAATCCATTGTTATATGAAGTTGCTGTTTGTCCACATTGTGGCTATGCCTACCATAAATCCATGACAAGAACCTATGGGCCTTTCATGCTCCTTATCGATGAGCTATACATTAAAGAGCTTCAAAAACCTATGAATATCTGTCAAGAGCGTACAGTTGATGATGCCATTATAAGTTTTAAGCTTGCTTATTTAGTGTCCAGAGCCTCTATGGAAGAATCACTTCTTATGGCAAATTTCGCTTTAAAAATAGCCTGGTTATATCGCTTAAAAGAGGATCAGGAATCGGAAATGCGCTACCTCTTTGCAGCAAGAGATTTTTACAGTAAATCATTTGCCTCCAATCAAGAAGGCAGTGAAAGAATTCAATTTTTACACGCAGAATTAAGCCTACGACTTGGTGACATGACTGAAGCAAAAAAAGGATTCTCTCGATTAATTGCAGATCGAAATGTTTCCAATAAATATCGTAAATTGGCTCGCAATCGCTGGGAAAATTATAAGTATGATGAACAGCCAGTCATCTTAAACGAGGATATTGGAAAAATCATCAATTAA
- a CDS encoding bacitracin ABC transporter ATP-binding protein has product MEYIVQTENLSKSFGKEQAVSNINLKIRKGEIYGFLGPNGAGKTTTIRMLLGLMKPSSGTIKIFQKDVTRDRMNILAKVGSLVENPSYYPHLTAYENLEALRKILGVPKSRIDEVLEIVRLKDAANKKVKGFSLGMKQRLGIAASLLHNPELLILDEPTNGLDPSGIIEIRNLIKRLPSEYGMTIIISSHLLSEIDQMATQVGIVSKGKMIFQDSIEAMRKSAQPKVFIKVSDAEKGWRSLVAHGIKAEHKEGLISLDECSDEKVAHIVQILVQEGILVYRVEEEKRSLEDIFLQMTTGEQLI; this is encoded by the coding sequence ATGGAATATATCGTACAAACAGAAAATTTATCAAAAAGTTTTGGAAAAGAGCAGGCTGTATCTAATATAAATTTAAAAATTCGTAAAGGAGAAATATACGGATTTTTAGGTCCGAATGGAGCCGGTAAAACAACGACTATACGTATGCTTCTTGGGCTGATGAAGCCATCTTCAGGGACAATTAAAATCTTTCAAAAGGATGTAACGAGGGATCGAATGAATATCTTGGCAAAGGTCGGTTCATTAGTAGAGAACCCCTCCTATTATCCCCATTTAACAGCCTATGAAAATTTAGAGGCTTTAAGAAAGATTTTAGGTGTACCGAAATCACGTATTGATGAAGTATTAGAAATCGTTCGATTAAAGGATGCCGCCAATAAAAAGGTAAAGGGCTTTTCACTAGGTATGAAGCAACGGCTTGGTATTGCTGCTTCACTACTACATAATCCTGAATTATTAATTTTAGATGAGCCAACGAATGGTCTTGATCCATCTGGTATTATCGAAATCCGAAACCTAATAAAGCGACTACCTTCTGAATATGGAATGACGATTATTATTTCAAGTCATCTATTATCAGAAATCGATCAAATGGCTACACAAGTAGGCATCGTCTCAAAGGGAAAAATGATCTTTCAAGATTCCATTGAAGCAATGCGTAAATCTGCTCAGCCAAAGGTATTTATTAAGGTGAGTGACGCTGAAAAGGGCTGGCGTTCATTAGTAGCTCATGGCATAAAGGCAGAACATAAAGAAGGGCTCATTTCATTAGATGAATGCTCAGATGAAAAAGTAGCACATATTGTACAAATTCTTGTACAAGAAGGCATTTTGGTTTATCGAGTAGAGGAAGAAAAGCGTTCATTAGAGGATATATTCCTACAAATGACTACAGGAGAGCAATTGATATGA
- a CDS encoding MFS sugar transporter yields the protein MSQSKKPNAKLTLLALAISAFGIGSTEFISVGLLPLITDDFGISLSTAGLTVSIYALGVTVGAPLLTALTSRLSRKTVLLLVMTIFIVGNLTAAIAPNFSILLIGRIISALAHGVFMSIASVIAADVVEPNKRASAIAFMFTGLTLATVTGVPLGTFIGQVTDWRMSFIFIVIIGIIGLISNALLVPSQLSNGNPISLRDIGKVLGNIRMLLILFITAIGYGGAFVVYTYVSPILEQYMDYSPHAVVIILVIYGIAVAIGNTLGGHFANQNPLRSIFIIFVGLALALLGIGFTLESPIIGLIMVLTMGLFMFMNVPGLQLYAVLLSEKYVPSAISMASALNISAFNIGIFLGSYIGGFIIRHQSLAHTPLYGFLMVMLAAVVTLLWLLFDNKKQ from the coding sequence ATGTCACAATCAAAAAAACCAAATGCAAAATTGACATTGCTAGCACTTGCAATCAGTGCATTTGGTATAGGGTCCACAGAATTTATCAGCGTTGGACTTTTACCATTAATTACAGATGATTTTGGTATATCTTTAAGCACAGCCGGTTTAACCGTTTCTATATACGCACTCGGTGTAACTGTTGGGGCTCCATTATTAACAGCCTTAACATCTCGTCTCAGTCGAAAAACAGTTTTATTGCTTGTTATGACCATTTTTATAGTTGGTAACTTAACTGCAGCTATAGCACCTAACTTCTCTATCTTGTTAATAGGTCGTATTATTTCAGCATTAGCACATGGTGTGTTTATGTCCATCGCTTCTGTTATAGCAGCCGATGTAGTTGAACCAAATAAACGAGCAAGTGCTATTGCCTTTATGTTTACAGGCTTAACATTAGCTACTGTGACAGGTGTCCCTCTTGGTACGTTTATTGGACAAGTAACAGACTGGCGTATGTCGTTCATCTTCATCGTCATTATTGGGATTATCGGTTTAATTAGTAATGCATTGTTAGTACCTAGCCAATTATCAAATGGGAATCCAATCTCTTTACGTGATATCGGCAAAGTATTAGGCAATATTCGCATGTTATTAATCCTTTTCATTACAGCAATTGGATATGGTGGTGCCTTTGTTGTTTACACATATGTTTCTCCTATTTTAGAGCAATATATGGATTACTCGCCACATGCAGTCGTTATTATTCTAGTTATCTATGGTATCGCTGTAGCTATTGGTAATACACTAGGTGGCCATTTCGCTAATCAAAATCCGCTTCGTTCCATCTTTATTATTTTTGTGGGACTTGCCTTAGCTTTACTTGGCATTGGTTTTACTCTTGAATCGCCAATAATCGGATTAATCATGGTACTGACAATGGGACTATTTATGTTCATGAATGTCCCAGGATTACAGCTTTATGCGGTTCTGCTTTCTGAAAAATATGTGCCATCAGCTATTTCAATGGCCTCAGCATTGAATATTTCTGCTTTTAATATTGGTATATTTTTAGGCTCATATATTGGAGGCTTTATTATTCGACATCAATCGTTAGCGCATACGCCCTTGTATGGATTCCTAATGGTTATGCTTGCAGCGGTTGTTACACTTTTATGGCTACTTTTCGATAACAAAAAGCAATAA
- a CDS encoding MarR family transcriptional regulator: protein MQKIYNIGVEATLEVIGGKWKPVILCHLNHHGKIRTNEFRRLIPGISQKMLTSQLRELEQAGLINRKVFNQVPPKVEYSLTPYGQGMEPILNMLCTWGEKHVEVLQDKGEDVILKQRDDDIAMQQTS from the coding sequence ATGCAAAAAATTTATAATATTGGTGTTGAAGCTACACTTGAAGTCATTGGTGGTAAATGGAAACCAGTTATTCTTTGTCATTTAAACCACCACGGTAAAATTCGAACAAATGAGTTTCGACGATTGATTCCAGGGATTTCACAAAAAATGCTTACAAGTCAATTAAGAGAGTTAGAGCAAGCTGGATTAATCAATCGCAAGGTCTTTAATCAAGTGCCACCAAAGGTTGAATATTCATTAACACCCTATGGACAGGGAATGGAACCTATTCTGAACATGCTTTGCACTTGGGGTGAAAAACATGTTGAAGTATTACAGGATAAAGGCGAAGATGTCATTTTAAAACAACGTGATGACGATATAGCGATGCAGCAAACATCTTAA
- a CDS encoding cyclase translates to MTNELLHAVQLLKSKKWVDLTHTFGPNSPHFFMFEDAKFETLFSHDDGFFAQQFSFPGQYGTHIDPPIHFVRDTRFLEELDLKELVLPLIVIDKSKEAEQNNDFTLTVQDILDFEAEHGEIEAGTFVALRTDWSKRWPNKDAFNNKDAEGHNHIPGWGLEALQFLFKERKVSAIGHETFDTDSAADFRKNGKLDGEYFVLEQDTYQIELLTNLDQLPPKGAVIFNIVPKPEKASGFPVRSFAILP, encoded by the coding sequence ATGACGAATGAACTTTTACATGCAGTGCAGCTATTGAAATCAAAAAAATGGGTGGATTTAACACATACATTTGGACCAAATTCACCGCACTTCTTTATGTTTGAGGACGCAAAGTTTGAAACATTATTTTCTCATGATGATGGCTTTTTTGCGCAGCAATTCTCTTTTCCAGGACAATATGGAACACATATCGATCCACCTATCCACTTTGTAAGGGACACACGTTTTTTAGAAGAATTGGATTTAAAAGAATTAGTACTACCATTAATCGTGATTGATAAATCGAAGGAAGCCGAACAAAATAATGATTTTACATTAACTGTTCAGGATATTCTTGACTTTGAGGCTGAGCATGGGGAAATTGAAGCAGGTACATTTGTTGCTCTACGTACTGATTGGAGTAAGCGCTGGCCAAATAAGGATGCATTCAATAATAAGGATGCTGAGGGTCATAATCATATACCCGGCTGGGGATTAGAGGCATTACAATTTTTATTCAAAGAACGAAAGGTTAGTGCTATTGGTCACGAGACTTTCGACACTGACTCAGCAGCAGATTTTCGCAAGAATGGTAAGTTAGACGGTGAATATTTTGTACTTGAGCAAGATACTTATCAAATTGAGCTATTAACAAATTTAGATCAGCTACCACCAAAAGGGGCTGTCATTTTCAATATAGTACCGAAACCAGAAAAAGCATCTGGATTCCCTGTTCGTTCATTTGCCATCTTACCTTAA
- a CDS encoding aldo/keto reductase, translating to MINYLQDTITLNDGLQMPGMGLGVFQVENAATAEMVKNAIEVGYRSIDTAAIYGNEEGVGEGIKQALASTGLRREDLFITSKVWNDGLSYDETIAAYKESLQKLGLDYLDLYLIHWPGKDKYVESWKALEDLYEQGKIKAIGVCNFTVTHLENLLSFARIKPVVNQVEFHPRLQQVELRSFCDKHQIQLEAWAPLMQGGLLEDETISKIATKYGKSNSQIILRWDVQNSVITIPKSVRRERMIQNADIFDFNLTDEEMAIINAMNLEQRVGPNPDEYDFAL from the coding sequence ATGATCAATTATTTACAAGATACAATTACATTAAATGACGGCCTACAAATGCCTGGTATGGGTTTGGGTGTTTTTCAAGTAGAAAACGCCGCTACTGCTGAGATGGTTAAGAACGCTATTGAAGTTGGCTATCGCAGCATCGATACTGCCGCTATTTACGGCAATGAAGAAGGTGTAGGGGAAGGTATTAAACAAGCACTAGCATCCACTGGCTTACGTCGTGAAGACCTGTTTATTACATCAAAAGTATGGAATGACGGATTAAGCTATGATGAAACTATTGCAGCTTATAAAGAGAGCTTACAAAAACTTGGATTAGATTATTTAGATCTTTACCTTATTCATTGGCCAGGAAAAGATAAGTATGTTGAATCTTGGAAAGCGCTTGAAGACCTATATGAACAAGGTAAGATCAAAGCAATTGGCGTATGTAACTTCACTGTGACACACTTGGAAAACTTATTATCATTTGCTCGTATTAAACCTGTTGTGAATCAAGTGGAATTCCACCCACGGTTACAGCAAGTGGAGCTTCGTTCATTCTGTGACAAGCATCAAATTCAACTTGAGGCATGGGCGCCTTTAATGCAGGGAGGACTTCTTGAAGATGAAACTATTTCAAAAATAGCAACAAAATATGGAAAATCAAACTCTCAAATTATTTTGCGCTGGGATGTACAAAATAGCGTGATCACGATTCCAAAATCTGTGCGTAGAGAACGCATGATACAAAACGCTGATATCTTTGACTTTAATTTAACAGATGAAGAAATGGCTATCATCAATGCGATGAATCTTGAACAACGTGTTGGACCAAATCCAGATGAATATGACTTTGCTCTATAA
- a CDS encoding glyoxalase has product MNRLNLITLGVKDMVESLNFYREGLGFEVVVYGEDTNPDVMFFNNGGTKISLSPIERLVKDINEANPPEISHGFGGITLAYNGKSKEEVDQIFELAKRAGAKIVKEPETVFWGGYSGYFQDPNGYYWEVAFGDMWQFDENDMLIIQ; this is encoded by the coding sequence ATGAATCGTTTAAATTTAATCACATTGGGTGTTAAGGATATGGTAGAGTCACTAAACTTTTACCGAGAGGGGCTTGGCTTTGAAGTTGTAGTATATGGGGAGGACACGAATCCCGATGTTATGTTCTTTAATAATGGAGGAACAAAAATATCTCTATCTCCAATTGAACGTTTGGTCAAAGATATCAATGAAGCCAATCCACCAGAAATCAGCCATGGCTTTGGAGGCATTACTCTTGCTTATAATGGCAAATCAAAAGAAGAGGTTGATCAAATATTTGAATTGGCTAAAAGGGCTGGGGCAAAGATTGTAAAAGAACCAGAAACCGTATTTTGGGGTGGCTATAGTGGCTACTTCCAAGATCCAAACGGCTACTATTGGGAAGTGGCCTTTGGTGATATGTGGCAGTTTGACGAAAATGATATGCTGATTATTCAATAA
- a CDS encoding DNA-binding response regulator, translating into MFHILYIEDEKEIGQWVTKDLMERGYQVTWLESGEEVDKHIAFKDIAILDVMLPGLDGFSIGKRIKRENQEIPILMLSARTAVEDKIEGLNFADDYLTKPFHPDELVARVEVLLRRYQKNDDVLELQHLKIFTKEMRIIHSETDEEIQLTGKQFYLFQYFIRHLNQILTKEQLYEGVWGESYIEGDKTLMVHIRYLREKIELNPAKPTIIETIRGIGYRVKL; encoded by the coding sequence TTGTTTCATATACTGTACATAGAAGATGAAAAAGAGATTGGTCAATGGGTCACGAAGGATTTAATGGAGAGAGGCTACCAGGTAACGTGGCTGGAATCAGGTGAAGAGGTCGACAAGCATATAGCATTTAAGGATATTGCGATATTAGATGTTATGCTACCAGGGTTAGATGGCTTTTCAATAGGTAAAAGAATAAAGCGAGAAAATCAGGAAATTCCCATTTTAATGCTTTCAGCGCGTACTGCAGTAGAGGATAAAATAGAGGGGCTGAACTTTGCTGACGATTATTTAACAAAGCCATTTCATCCTGATGAGCTTGTTGCACGTGTGGAAGTATTGTTAAGAAGATATCAAAAGAATGACGATGTACTGGAGCTTCAACATCTTAAAATTTTTACAAAAGAAATGCGAATCATTCATTCAGAGACAGATGAGGAAATTCAATTAACAGGCAAGCAATTCTATTTATTTCAATATTTTATTCGCCATTTAAATCAAATCCTAACAAAGGAGCAGCTCTATGAAGGTGTATGGGGTGAAAGCTATATAGAGGGCGATAAAACATTAATGGTGCATATCCGCTACTTAAGAGAAAAAATAGAATTAAATCCAGCGAAGCCAACAATTATTGAAACGATTCGAGGCATTGGCTATAGGGTGAAGCTATGA
- a CDS encoding AraC family transcriptional regulator: MSSLSQIFQLQEISYSIPPAMWQLHHSNHYMLVVVISGSGKLSCNQETIHLTEEKCVLIPPNQKIDVHNNTENLCFYQLTFKIIQLQESQTGCFPIFTLFQELRCHPFSQCNNLLENIYRYRLAMDELSLFEQHIRFQEFMLFILYQNVPNQQQKNDRQSVEQSIKHLQKHYECDWTVERLAELAAVPRWNYSRIFKDITGQIPLNFLNNVRIEKAKQLLVTTNDRIFEISQTVGFNNEYYFNRRFKERVGISPGQYRRSQNNNPRIFAPFLEDFLVALGITPIAQFSHSKWGKQDYLGLQEIPDIDIENGQMNQLFYYKPTLIMLDEGIERWEACHQLNQLAPTYQLSHPGEDWRTTLFQIADLTGRTAIMKDVIKQYEEKVQMAKKMLQKSVYGHSVAFLRISAIGISLYAGPECGYTGPILYRDLGLTPHQSVWNIPPHTRKKNLTFDQLIHLDADHLFITFDKQHSIFEGEERVLLKSTTWNNLSAVKNNCVYEVDFLTWMNYGILSHNKKIDDVLRVLG, encoded by the coding sequence ATGAGCAGTTTATCGCAAATATTTCAATTACAAGAAATTTCATATTCTATTCCACCAGCAATGTGGCAATTACATCATAGTAATCATTATATGCTTGTTGTGGTTATTAGCGGCTCTGGAAAGCTGAGTTGTAATCAGGAAACCATCCATCTTACTGAAGAAAAGTGTGTGCTCATTCCTCCTAATCAAAAAATAGATGTTCACAATAACACTGAGAATCTGTGCTTTTATCAATTAACATTTAAAATCATCCAATTGCAAGAAAGTCAGACGGGTTGCTTTCCTATTTTTACACTCTTTCAAGAACTGCGCTGCCATCCTTTTTCTCAGTGTAATAATCTGTTAGAAAACATTTATCGATACCGTCTAGCAATGGATGAGCTATCATTATTTGAGCAGCATATACGTTTCCAAGAATTTATGCTATTCATTTTGTATCAAAATGTACCTAATCAACAGCAGAAAAATGACCGTCAGTCTGTTGAGCAATCCATTAAACATTTACAAAAGCATTATGAATGTGATTGGACTGTGGAGCGTTTGGCAGAATTAGCGGCTGTCCCACGCTGGAATTATTCTCGTATATTTAAGGATATTACTGGTCAAATCCCACTAAACTTTTTAAACAATGTACGTATTGAGAAAGCCAAGCAATTACTAGTAACAACGAATGACCGTATTTTTGAGATAAGCCAAACGGTTGGATTCAACAATGAGTATTATTTTAACCGCCGCTTTAAAGAGCGTGTTGGCATCTCTCCTGGACAATATCGTCGTAGCCAAAATAATAACCCTCGTATATTCGCACCGTTTTTAGAGGATTTTTTAGTAGCTTTAGGAATTACACCCATCGCCCAATTTAGCCATTCAAAATGGGGCAAGCAGGATTATCTAGGGCTACAAGAAATACCTGATATTGATATTGAAAACGGACAGATGAATCAGCTTTTTTATTATAAACCAACTTTAATTATGCTAGATGAGGGGATAGAGCGCTGGGAAGCTTGTCATCAATTAAATCAATTGGCCCCCACTTATCAACTATCTCACCCAGGTGAAGATTGGCGTACTACATTGTTCCAAATAGCTGATTTAACAGGTAGAACGGCTATTATGAAAGATGTCATTAAGCAGTATGAGGAAAAAGTGCAGATGGCAAAAAAAATGCTTCAAAAATCAGTATATGGACATAGCGTAGCCTTTCTTCGTATCTCTGCAATCGGCATTAGCCTTTATGCAGGACCCGAATGCGGCTATACGGGACCCATTCTATATCGTGATCTCGGCTTAACACCCCATCAGTCTGTATGGAATATTCCTCCTCATACACGAAAAAAAAATCTAACATTTGATCAGCTTATTCACTTAGATGCCGATCATTTATTCATTACCTTCGACAAGCAACATTCAATTTTTGAAGGAGAGGAACGAGTATTGTTAAAATCCACTACCTGGAACAATCTCTCAGCAGTAAAAAACAACTGTGTCTATGAAGTTGATTTCTTAACATGGATGAACTACGGCATTCTCTCCCATAACAAAAAAATAGATGATGTTTTACGTGTTCTCGGATAA